Proteins from one Limanda limanda chromosome 4, fLimLim1.1, whole genome shotgun sequence genomic window:
- the ccdc120b gene encoding coiled-coil domain-containing protein 120, which produces MEVKGHRITSMGLGAPDVQGSQDNKLQAERISALQERKQALEALLNSRVGELKHVCLQEAELTGKLPCTFPLETGEKPPLVQRRAGPGPNTKAEDEAAQRKQMKAIFTGALYRHSESDRNVPNSKRTVHRGCHTEDTVMSESTSSMSDSTSHDNESSPSVATDQRSLSQPRLTVGSPDHRISRKLSPVEIYYEMRTRRNSVTSSVSPTHSLPRSASNVEGRSVPATPLLGRTAPISVHVRSDASGGNGLKQWSGSLDVPYMIPLAQEGSSSDRRSCPYSSRARRSNSSEALLDRSSLPDDPAPRNGMPPRGGPYKSSETLTDGKLRQIHLGSPERHVDGSVDQAKMRLSMGGRGAGGGYNELLMDYIWGKQQQLQVQHQLYQSTGRIWQDIPSPRSSTAVVPPHANGFSHSQVHLPSAAPPYSPMVLRGSQAELRRVKVTRTKSCGPFIPLQQHSQDGILLSAYESPLPASGTTTSSIPNLHPYQTELSGPSFSRRAPQFSLPTPEDSNRSLHKALALEGLRDWYLRNALGYPPAASKGHETGISRLSHPHPLVHQAQSVQGEAANLNRPQMPQSASFHGIPMHGRSMEFSLYQETPQQQMQEATPKEPSADPGTLV; this is translated from the exons ATGGAGGTCAAAGGACATCGGATCACATCGATGGGTTTAGGGGCTCCTG ATGTTCAAGGCAGCCAGGACAACAAGCTGCAGGCTGAGAGGATCTCAGCTCTGcaagagagaaaacaggctCTGGAGGCTCTGCTCAACTCCAGAGTGGGAGAGCTCAAGCATGTCTGTCTGCAGGAAGCA GAGCTGACTGGAAAGTTGCCATGTACTTTCCCCCtggagactggagagaaacccCCGCTGGTGCAGCGCAGAGCTGGCCCGGGGCCCAACACCAAGGCAGAG GATGAGGCGGCCCAAAGAAAGCAGATGAAAGCCATCTTCACTGGTGCTCTGTACAGACACTCGGAATCAGACAGAAATGTCCCAAATAGCAAGAGGACAGTTCATCGAGGGTGTCACACAG AGGACACAGTGATGTCAGAGAGTACAAGCTCCATGTCAGATTCAACATCCCATGACAATG AGTCTTCTCCCAGCGTGGCCACTGACCAGCGCTCTCTGTCTCAGCCCCGGCTCACTGTGGGCAGCCCTGACCACCGcatcagcaggaaactgtctCCAGTCGAGATTTACTATGAGATGAGGACACGTCGCAACTCTGTCACAAGCTCTGTCAG CCCAACTCACTCTTTACCGAGAAGTGCATCTAACGTTGAAGGGAGAAGTGTTCCAGCGACTCCTCTTTTGGGGCGAACTGCTCCAATCAGTGTTCATGTCAG GTCGGATGCGTCAGGGGGTAATGGTTTGAAGCAGTGGTCTGGCAGCCTGGATGTGCCATACATGATTCCTCTGGCACAGGAAGGCTCTTCTTCTGACCGCCGAAGCTGCCCGTACAGCTCCCGGGCCAGGCGCAGTAACAGCTCCGAGGCCCTGTTGGACAGGTCCAGCCTCCCTGATGACCCAGCACCCAGAAACGGCATGCCCCCCAGAGGAGGGCCTTACAAGAGCTCAGAGACACTGACTGATGGCAAGCTGCGACAGATTCACTTAGGCAGCCCTGAGAGACATGTGGACGGCTCTGTGGATCAGGCCAAAATGCGTCTCTCCATGGGCGGCAGAGGGGCAGGGGGAGGCTACAATGAGCTACTCATGGACTATATCTGGGGGAAACAGCAACAGTTGCAAGTGCAGCACCAGTTGTACCAGTCCACAGGCAGGATCTGGCAGGACATACCCTCTCCTCGTTCCTCCACAGCAGTGGTTCCTCCCCATGCCAATGGTTTTTCTCATTCCCAGGTGCATCTCCCCAGCGCTGCACCTCCTTACAGCCCCATGGTCCTCAGAGGGTCACAAGCCGAGCTGCGCAGGGTCAAAGTCACCAGAACAAAATCCTGTGGACCTTTTATTCCTTTGCAGCAACATTCCCAGGATGGAATACTATTGTCAGCCTATGAGTCTCCCCTTCCTGCCTCAGGCACCACCACATCCTCCATCCCCAACCTGCACCCTTACCAGACTGAGCTGTCTGGCCCCTCCTTCAGTCGCAGGGCCCCACAGTTCTCTCTCCCGACACCAGAAGACTCAAATAGAAGCCTGCATAAAGCCCTGGCTCTGGAAGGCCTGAGGGACTGGTACCTGAGGAACGCTCTTGGTTATCCCCCAGCTGCCTCAAAGGGTCACGAGACGGGTATCTCTCGCCTCTCACACCCCCACCCGCTGGTGCACCAGGCTCAGTCGGTTCAAGGTGAAGCAGCCAACCTCAACAGGCCTCAGATGCCCCAGTCAGCCAGCTTCCACGGTATCCCAATGCACGGAAG GTCGATGGAGTTTTCTCTCTATCAGGAGACTCCTCAACAACAGATGCAAGAGGCGACCCCAAAGGAACCCAGTGCAGACCCAGGCACCCTAGTCTGA
- the LOC133000396 gene encoding SRSF protein kinase 3-like — MSSSYAAAISSLLTASTSNPPIKPSPRPSPRTAGGPEPSPQPHKSPHHPPAVQIQPHSPEPLVSYEEQQENPADYGIGGYYLVEIEEIFVDRYQVVRKLGWGHFSTVWLCWDMERRRFVALKVVKSAQIYTETALDEIKLLKCVRDSDSKDPKRERIVHLIDDFRISGANGEHVCMVLEVLGHQLLRWIVKSNYTGLPLPCVKSILRQVLQGLDYLHTKCKIIHTDIKPENILLRVDEAYIQQLASNTKLWQLPVSSAISSSPVNRGLREKKSLSNFLGKLTGVFHTLGEWSNKVSRSPINRLTRKDRSRRGQETKSDLKQKDKPHVTFTDITSPSSTYSSMCQSKLSGPNLRLRRQTLLLEEGLDLAPFSSRDSICSWPDLQTDAAVSGSRSALLHQTADKEPPPPSSSSPCGFSDSDTLPLDLLKPQNADKILIKIADLGNACWVHKHFTEDIQTCQYRSVEVLIGADYDTPADIWSTACMAFELVTGDYLFDPQSGATFSREEDHIAHIIELLGPLPSKFALSGRNSKQFFNRKGQLRHISKLKSWSLFEILQDKYEWPQEEAVNFSSFLLTMLELLPEKRATAAQCLKHPWILS; from the exons ATGTCCTCATCATATGCTGCTGCCATATCATCCCTCCTAACAGCCAGCACTTCTAATCCACCCATCAAACCTAGCCCTCGTCCCTCCCCACGCACAGCAGGGGGTCCTGAACCTTCCCCCCAGCCCCACAAATCCCCTCACCACCCTCCAGCTGTCCAGATACAGCCTCATTCACCGGAGCCTCTGGTGTCGTACGAGGAGCAACAGGAGAATCCTGCAGATTATGGAATAG GTGGTTATTACCTCGTTGAGATCGAAGAGATCTTTGTTGACCGCTATCAAGTGGTCAGAAAGTTGGGATGGGGTCACTTCTCTACTGTGTGGTTATGCTGGGATATGGA GAGAAGGCGTTTTGTGGCTCTGAAGGTGGTGAAGAGTGCTCAAATCTACACAGAGACGGCACTGGATGAGATCAAACTTCTGAAATGT GTGAGGGACAGTGACTCCAAAGATCCTAAACGAGAAAGAATCGTGCACCTCATCGATGACTTCAGGATCTCTGGAGCTAACGGTGAGC ATGTATGCATGGTTCTGGAGGTTCTTGGCCACCAGCTGCTGAGGTGGATCGTCAAGTCCAACTACACTGGCCTCCCTCTGCCCTGCGTTAAGAGCATCCTCAGACAG GTTCTGCAGGGTTTAGATTACTTGCACACTAAATGCAAGATTATCCACACAGACATCAAGCCAGAAAACATCCTCCTGAGGGTGGACGAGGCTTATATTCAGCAACTGGCTTCCAACACCAAGCTATGGCAGCTGCCAGTGTCCTCTGCTATCTCTAGCTCCCCAG TTAACAGAGGCCTCAGGGAAAAGAAG AGTTTGTCCAACTTTTTGGGGAAGCTGACGGGAGTTTTCCACACTCTTGGGGAGTGG TCCAACAAAGTCTCCAGGAGCCCGATCAACCGACTGACGAGGAAAGACAGGAGTCGACGAGGACAGGAGACCAAATCTGAcctcaaacagaaagacaaacctCATGTGACATTTACCGATATCACGTCTCCCTCAAGCACCTACAGCTCCATGTGTCAGTCTAAGCTCTCGGGTCCTAACCTCAGATTAAGGAGGCAGaccctgctgctggaggagggacTGGACTTGGCTCCgttcagcagcagagactcCATCTGCTCTTGGCCAGACCTCCAAACCGATGCTGCTGTCTCTGGCTCCAGGTCAGCATTATTACATCAGACTGCTGACAAAGAGCCACCTCCACCTTCATCATCCTCCCCCTGTG GTTTCAGTGACTCTGACACTTTACCTTTGGATCTACTGAAGCCACAGAATGCTGATAAAATCCTCATTAAGATTGCTGACCTGGGCAATGCCTGCTGGGTG CACAAACACTTCACTGAGGACATCCAGACGTGTCAGTACCGCTCTGTGGAGGTCTTGATCGGCGCTGACTACGACACACCAGCCGACATCTGGAGCACTGCCTGCATG gctTTTGAGCTGGTGACTGGGGACTATTTGTTTGACCCTCAATCAGGAGCAACATTCTCCCGAGAGGAAG ATCACATTGCCCACATCATTGAGCTGCTGGGACCCTTGCCATCCAAGTTTGCCCTCTCAGGGAGAAATTCCAAACAATTCTTCAATCGTAAAG GACAACTTCGACACATCTCAAAGCTCAAGTCATGGAGCTTGTTTGAAATCCTACAAGACAAGTACGAGTGGCCTCAGGAGGAAGCCGTCAACTTCAGCTCTTTCCTCTTGACCATGTTAGAGCTGCTGCCAGAGAAAAGAGCCACCGCTGCCCAGTGTCTGAAACACCCCTGGATCCTCTCCTAG